Proteins co-encoded in one Corylus avellana chromosome ca9, CavTom2PMs-1.0 genomic window:
- the LOC132191377 gene encoding receptor-like protein kinase 5, translating to MRIPFTSWVFLIPICSIFLSFCIFVEAGQCLDSQKSLLVQLKNDLTFSPAATSKKIAQWDQTSDCCFWSGVNCSDGYVTGLDLTNESISGDLSSLFNFQNLQNLSLAYNNFSGSQIPSEFEKLTNLRYLNLTNAGFAGQIPIEISRLTRLVSLDLSADVFLGATPLKLEDPNLNMLVQNLSELIELQLDGVNISARGNEWCRALSSSLQNLRVLSLSNCYLSGPIDSNLLKLQYLSIIRLDNNKLSTPVPDFFANFRQLTSLRLSFSGLTGTFPGKIFQVQTLEILDLSNNVLLHGRLPDFPQNGSLRTLFLSNTNFSGTLSDSISNLIKLSRIDLSNCNFSGSLPHSMANLTKLLFLDMSSNSFNGPIPSFSMAKNLTQINLSHNDLIGQITSTSWEELQYLVSLDLRYNSLNGSIPASLFSLPLLQKLQLSNNQFSGQLNQVFNFSSHLLDTLDLSSNNLDGPIPTPVFELQGLKLLSLSSNNFNGSLQLNVIQRLRNLSSLDLSYNSLLVEYNGNDGINSSLSSFPNITTLKLASSKLKKFPDFLKNQSKL from the coding sequence ATGAGAATTCCGTTCACTTCATGGGTTTTCTTGATACCCATATGCTCAATTTTCCTCAGCTTCTGTATCTTTGTGGAGGCTGGCCAATGCTTGGACAGTCAAAAGTCCTTGTTGGTCCAATTGAAGAACGACCTTACATTCAGTCCCGCTGCTACGTCCAAAAAAATTGCTCAGTGGGATCAAACTTCCGATTGCTGTTTCTGGTCAGGTGTAAACTGCTCCGATGGATATGTTACTGGTCTCGATCTGACCAACGAATCCATCTCCGGTGACTTAAGCAGCCTCTTCAATTTTCAGAATCTCCAGAACCTGAGCTTGGCTTACAACAATTTCAGCGGTTCTCAAATTCCATCGGAGTTTGAGAAGCTGACGAATTTGAGATATTTAAACCTAACAAATGCTGGCTTTGCAGGACAGATACCAATTGAGATTTCTCGCTTGACAAGGTTAGTTTCTCTTGATTTATCTGCCGATGTCTTCCTCGGAGCTACTCCTCTGAAACTTGAGGATCCAAACTTGAATATGTTGGTTCAGAACCTTTCGGAGCTTATAGAACTTCAACTTGATGGGGTAAACATATCAGCACGAGGGAATGAGTGGTGCCGGGCCTTATCATCTTCACTGCAAAATCTGAGAGTTTTGAGTTTGTCAAATTGTTATCTTTCGGGCCCCATTGATTCCAACTTACTGAAGCTTCAGTACCTCTCGATTATTCGTCTGGATAATAACAAGTTGTCTACTCCAGTTCCAGATTTCTTTGCAAATTTCAGACAATTGACGTCCTTGCGTCTCAGTTTTTCTGGGTTGACTGGCACATTTCCAGGAAAGATCTTCCAGGTACAAACACTAGAGATTCTTGACTTGTCTAATAACGTACTACTTCATGGTCGTTTGCCAGATTTTCCTCAGAATGGGTCTCTTCGCACTCTGTTTCTTAGCAATACAAATTTTTCAGGGACATTATCAGATTCTATCAGTAATCTTATAAAGTTGTCCAGAATAGATCTTTCAAACTGCAATTTCAGCGGATCATTGCCACACTCAATGGCAAATCTTACCAAATTgctttttttggacatgtcatCCAACAGTTTCAATGGACCAATTCCATCATTCAGTATGGCCAAGAATCTGACCCAAATAAACCTTTCTCATAATGATCTAATAGGTCAGATTACCTCCACTAGCTGGGAAGAGCTTCAGTATCTGGTAAGCCTTGACTTACGTTACAATTCACTAAATGGGAGTATTCCAGCTTCTCTGTTTTCCCTTCCATTATTGCAAAAATTACAACTTTCCAACAACCAATTTTCTGGTCAACTCAACCAagttttcaacttttcttcTCACCTCCTGGACACCCTTGATTTGAGTAGCAACAACTTGGATGGGCCAATACCCACGCCTGTATTTGAACTCCAAGGTCTTAAGCTCCTCTCACTTTCTTCAAACAACTTCAATGGCTCCTTGCAGCTTAATGTGATTCAGCGGTTGAGAAATCTTTCCAGTCTTGATCTTTCGTACAACAGTTTATTGGTTGAATATAATGGAAATGATGGAATTAATTCATCTTTGTCCTCCTTTCCCAATATTACCACATTAAAATTGGCTTCTAGCAAGTTGAAAAAGTTTCCTGATTTCTTGAAAAACCAATCCAAATTA